The DNA segment TACTGCGTGGGAGCGGGCTTGTCCCGCGATGACGTCAGCCCGAGCGACAGCTGACCTGGGCAGTGACGCCCACAACTGGTTGCTGCGTTGCTATCGCCAAGATCGCCTGGCTATGGCATTTTGCAGCGCGGTGCTGGCAGACCTGCCACGCCCGGTCCAGTCCATAAGCTTGGAGGACGATACCGACCTGATCAATTACTGGGTACCCACTCAAACCCACTGATACCTGCCACAGCGCCCGCCGAAAATGTGACGCAGTTCACAAAATGGTTGGTTGCACGGCATAATGCCAGCACGTCTTATTCAAGGCCCGGCCGCTCTGGCCGGGGATTCATTCGTGCGTGTCGCAGGTTCAGGGAAAACCCATGTCGCTAGTTGCCAGTTCCGACATCATGTACCGGCTGTTGATCCAGAGCGTGGTGGACTATGCCATCTACATGCTCACCCCCGATGGCGTGGTCGCCAATTGGAATCCGGGGGCGCAGCGAGCCAAGGGCTACAGCGCCGATGAGGTCGTGGGCAAGCACTATTCCCTGTTCTATGAAGATGAAGACCGCGCAGCCGGGCTGCCCGAACAGAACCTGGAACAAGCGCGGCGCACTGGCCGTTTCGAAGAGCAGGGCTGGCGGGTGTGCAAGGATGGCAGTGCGTTTCGTGCCCATGTGGTAATCGATGCGGTGCGTGATGAACAAGGCCAACTGCTCGGCTTTGCCAAGGTCACCCGCGACATCTCCGAGCGCCACCGCTACGAGCTTGAGCTGCTTGAGGCCAAGGTCTTGGCTGAACAGTACAGCCAGGAAATGGCCAACTTGTCGCGCTTTCTTGATTCGGTGATTGCCAACATCCCTGCCAGCGTCATCGTCCAGGACTTGGACAGCCAGCGCATCCTGCTGGCCAACCAGCAGGCCGAGCGCCTGTTCGGCAGCCAGGGCGCGAGCATGATTGGTCGCCTGCCGGGCGAATGCCTGTTGCCCGGCGCTGCCGAGTATCTGCAACTGCAGCTGGCCAACGGTGCCCGCAGCACCAAGGGTTATGCTGCCGAAACACGGGTAGAGACGGCTCGCGGTCCGCGCACCTTGCGTAGCCGCGCCTTGCTCAGCCAAAAGCGTGAGGGCCAGGCCGACTACGTCATGTTCGTCGCTGAAGACGCCACCGAAGAGTTGGCCGCGCATGCGCAGATCCACCACATGGCCCATCATGACGCTCTGACCGGCCTGCCCAACCGCACCCTGTTCAACGAGCGGCTCAAGCAGGCGCTGCTGCGCGGCGAAGACACCGGCAAGTTGACCGCCGCGCTGTGCCTGGACCTGGACAACTTCAAGAACATCAACGACTCCCTCGGCCATGCCTTTGGCGACAAGCTACTGCGCGCCCTGGGCAAACGCCTGCGCCGGGAGCTGCGCGAACATGACACCTTGGCCCGACTGGGCGGCGATGAATTTGCCGTGATTCTGGCTGGCCTGGACACCGCCGAATCTGCCTGCAACACCGCCCGGCGCTTGATCGAAGCCATGTGCCCGCCGTTCCAGATCGAAGGGCATCAGTTTTCGGTGGGGGTGAGCATCGGTATCGCCATCGCCCCGGACGATCACGACCAGGCCGAACAACTGCTCGGCTACGCCGACATGGCCCTGTACGAAGCCAAGCGCAATGGGCGCAATCGCTTCGAGTGCTTCCACCTTGAGCTGGACGTGGCTGCCCGCCAGCGCCGCTTGGTCGAAACCGACTTGCGCACGGCCTTGCACCTGGGCCAGTTGCAATTGCATTACCAGCCCGTGGTGGATCAACAAAGCCACGAGGTGACCGGCTACGAAGCGTTGCTGAGATGGGAGCACCCGGGCCGGGGCATGATCATGCCGATGGACTTCATCCCGATTGCCGAAGAGACTGGGCTGATCCATGAAATCGGCGCCCGTGCGCTCAACCTGGCGTGCCAGGAGGCGGCCACCTGGGGCACTGAACAAGTGGTCTCGGTCAACCTGTCACCGGTGCAGTTCAAAAATGCCAACCTGGTGCATATCGTCGCCCTGGCGTTGTCCGATTCCGGTTTGTCGCCGCTGCGCCTGGAGCTGGAGATCACCGAATCGGTGCTGCTGGGTAACAGTGAGGAAAACGTGCGCACCCTGCGGGCGCTGAAGGACTTGGGCGTGTCGATTTCCCTGGACGACTTTGGCACTGGCTACTCGTCGCTGGGCTATCTGCGCTCGTTCCCGTTCGATCGGATCAAGATCGACAAGTCGTTCGTCCATGACATGTGCGACAGCCGCGAGGCGATGTCGATCATCCGCGCCATTACTGAGCTCTCCAACAGCCTGATGATCAAGACCACGGCTGAAGGTGTGGAGTCAGCTGAACAGATGGAGCGCTTGCGCGCCGAGGGTTGCTCGCACTTCCAGGGCTACCTGTATGGTCGGCCAGCGCCTGCCTGCGAGCGCTTGAAGAGCGTGGCGTTGCTGCGCTGAAGTGCGCTAGGGCCGCTGCGCAACCCATCGCAGCGGCTCCTGGGCTCAACTGTTCCAGTCTGGAGCAAACTCAGGGTTGACCACCCGTTGATCCTTCGGCAAGGCGGCGATCAGCGCCCGGTCCTGATCATCCAACTGCACCTGCAACGCCGCCAGGTTGGACAATTGATTGTGCTCACTGCTGGCCTTGGGAATCACCGCCACGCCGTCCTGGTCAAGCAGCCATTTCAACGCAACCTGGCTGGGCAGTGCGCCGTGTTTGGCGGCGATGTCGCGGATGACCTGCTGTTCGGCGACCCGGCCACGGGCGAGCGGGGTATAGGCCGTCAGCGCCATGCCGTGCTGGCGGGCGTAGTCGAGCAATGGCTGCTGGTCGAGCAGGGCGTGGTACTCCACCTGAATCGCCGACAGCGGTGCGCCCAGCTCTTCGGCCACTTGGCGTAGTAGGCCCAGCGGGAAGTTGGCCACGCCGATGCAACGTGCCTTGCCTTCGTCTCGCAGCGCCACCAGGGTGTCGATACTGCGCGCCAGGTCCCAGTCCTTACCGGGCCAGTGGATATGAAACAGGTCCACCTGCTCGGTGCCTAGGGCGCGCAGGCTGTCCTCCAGCGATTGGCGCATCGCCGTCGGTGTCAGGCGATCCCACCAGACTTTGGTGGTGAGGTGGATCTGCTCACGCGCGACAGGGCTATCACGCAGCGCCTGGCCTACCGCAGCTTCGTTGTCGTACGCCGTCGCGGTATCGATGTGCCGATAACCAAGCTCCAGCGCCTGGTGCACGGCGCGGGTGCACTCGGCGCCAGTCATCGGCCAAGTGCCCAGGCCAATGGCGGGCATGTCCAGGCCATGCTGGGAGGTGAGCCTATGCATGAAAACTCCTTGTTCAAGTGGTAGAGGCCAGGCCCATGGTGGTGCATCGGTACCGGGCAGACCATGCAGGGTTGAGCAAAAGTGGTCGATCAGCGAACGCAAATTGTCCGCAAGGGTGCTGTGACGGCATCGCGGCTATCGCA comes from the Pseudomonas urmiensis genome and includes:
- a CDS encoding aldo/keto reductase, which codes for MHRLTSQHGLDMPAIGLGTWPMTGAECTRAVHQALELGYRHIDTATAYDNEAAVGQALRDSPVAREQIHLTTKVWWDRLTPTAMRQSLEDSLRALGTEQVDLFHIHWPGKDWDLARSIDTLVALRDEGKARCIGVANFPLGLLRQVAEELGAPLSAIQVEYHALLDQQPLLDYARQHGMALTAYTPLARGRVAEQQVIRDIAAKHGALPSQVALKWLLDQDGVAVIPKASSEHNQLSNLAALQVQLDDQDRALIAALPKDQRVVNPEFAPDWNS
- a CDS encoding sensor domain-containing protein translates to MSLVASSDIMYRLLIQSVVDYAIYMLTPDGVVANWNPGAQRAKGYSADEVVGKHYSLFYEDEDRAAGLPEQNLEQARRTGRFEEQGWRVCKDGSAFRAHVVIDAVRDEQGQLLGFAKVTRDISERHRYELELLEAKVLAEQYSQEMANLSRFLDSVIANIPASVIVQDLDSQRILLANQQAERLFGSQGASMIGRLPGECLLPGAAEYLQLQLANGARSTKGYAAETRVETARGPRTLRSRALLSQKREGQADYVMFVAEDATEELAAHAQIHHMAHHDALTGLPNRTLFNERLKQALLRGEDTGKLTAALCLDLDNFKNINDSLGHAFGDKLLRALGKRLRRELREHDTLARLGGDEFAVILAGLDTAESACNTARRLIEAMCPPFQIEGHQFSVGVSIGIAIAPDDHDQAEQLLGYADMALYEAKRNGRNRFECFHLELDVAARQRRLVETDLRTALHLGQLQLHYQPVVDQQSHEVTGYEALLRWEHPGRGMIMPMDFIPIAEETGLIHEIGARALNLACQEAATWGTEQVVSVNLSPVQFKNANLVHIVALALSDSGLSPLRLELEITESVLLGNSEENVRTLRALKDLGVSISLDDFGTGYSSLGYLRSFPFDRIKIDKSFVHDMCDSREAMSIIRAITELSNSLMIKTTAEGVESAEQMERLRAEGCSHFQGYLYGRPAPACERLKSVALLR